One segment of Zhihengliuella halotolerans DNA contains the following:
- a CDS encoding FAD/NAD(P)-binding protein, with the protein MSRERYVVTVIGAGPRGTSVLERLLARLEADRRDRELSPHDGEPRAEGSAASTPARLAIQIVEPYRPGSGHVWSSAQSRLFLMNTPAMYPTVAPPREGDGPGLTFEQWRGLGGDGAVLAPVEQRELADLGPGDYPSRALYGRYLEHVHDAVVARLSAHPDVESVEHLRASAVGIERRSADYRIELTAHDDAVRTSRGRIAPTAGLSDRRPGAAGVDSHVPEAVASDAVVLAVGHVPAELNPRQAAAGRRAEELGLTYQGPNVPSDVDWAAFPGGEPLLVRGLGLNFFDALAQLTTARGGDFVPTGAGPGRALDYRRSGREPKIFAASRRGAPYRAKVEVPAFVPPSVELVYLTFERVHALAAAGAPGEPRGKVGFDAHIWPLLHRDVLRTYYRVAARVAPERFRDVDEFLARLDVLLDAQIHPEQNVQGTPVHGQEVWRSQVADLVDDMAPEVGWLDVPALGAPFAKRGFTSADAYQQAVLEYLEADAAGSAAGEDDPLKMAIGALHAGRLLTKRLVAESLIDEVSRTDEVQKWFEPLVEGAASGPPLRRIEELAALARAGVVTFLGPDPVFTLDDEGEYSGVFTASSRWVDAPPVTAHHMLEAMMPANRVAQTASPLLKRLQSDGLARPIPIPTEDGETVPGPGFDVVGTPYRLVDASGIAHRSIFVLGLQLSGVQWGTAIAAEAGGSYDDGARTLADADAVAVELLRLAR; encoded by the coding sequence TTGTCCCGCGAGAGGTACGTCGTCACGGTCATCGGGGCGGGCCCGCGCGGCACGTCCGTACTCGAACGCCTGCTGGCGCGCCTCGAGGCCGATCGGCGGGACCGCGAGCTGTCGCCGCACGACGGCGAACCGCGCGCCGAAGGGTCAGCTGCGAGCACGCCCGCCCGCCTCGCGATCCAGATCGTCGAGCCCTACCGGCCGGGCTCCGGTCACGTGTGGTCGAGCGCCCAGTCGCGTCTTTTCCTCATGAACACCCCCGCGATGTATCCGACGGTCGCCCCGCCGCGGGAGGGCGACGGGCCCGGGCTCACGTTCGAGCAGTGGCGCGGGCTCGGCGGCGACGGCGCGGTCCTCGCCCCCGTCGAGCAGCGGGAGCTCGCCGACCTCGGCCCCGGCGACTACCCCTCCCGCGCCCTCTACGGGCGCTACCTCGAGCACGTGCACGACGCCGTCGTCGCCCGCCTGAGCGCCCACCCGGACGTCGAGTCCGTCGAGCACCTCCGCGCGAGCGCCGTCGGCATCGAGCGCCGCAGCGCGGACTACCGGATCGAACTGACCGCACACGACGACGCCGTGCGCACCTCCCGCGGCCGCATCGCCCCCACGGCCGGGCTGAGCGACCGGCGCCCGGGCGCGGCCGGCGTCGACTCCCACGTACCCGAGGCCGTCGCGAGCGACGCCGTCGTGCTGGCCGTGGGGCACGTGCCCGCGGAGCTGAACCCGCGGCAGGCCGCCGCCGGGCGCCGCGCAGAGGAGCTCGGGCTGACCTACCAGGGTCCGAACGTGCCCTCCGACGTCGACTGGGCGGCGTTCCCGGGCGGCGAACCGCTGCTCGTGCGCGGGCTCGGGCTGAACTTCTTCGACGCGCTGGCGCAACTGACCACCGCCCGTGGCGGCGACTTCGTGCCCACCGGCGCCGGGCCGGGCCGCGCGCTCGACTACCGGCGCAGCGGGCGAGAGCCGAAGATCTTCGCCGCGTCGCGGCGCGGGGCGCCGTACCGGGCGAAGGTCGAGGTGCCGGCGTTCGTGCCGCCGAGCGTCGAGCTCGTCTACCTGACCTTCGAACGCGTGCACGCGCTCGCCGCCGCCGGCGCGCCGGGCGAGCCCCGCGGCAAGGTGGGGTTCGACGCGCACATCTGGCCGCTGCTGCACCGCGACGTGCTGCGCACGTACTACCGGGTCGCCGCGCGCGTGGCCCCGGAACGTTTCCGCGACGTCGACGAGTTCCTGGCCCGCCTCGACGTGCTGCTGGACGCGCAGATCCACCCCGAACAGAACGTGCAGGGCACCCCTGTGCACGGCCAGGAGGTCTGGCGCTCGCAGGTCGCCGACCTCGTCGACGACATGGCGCCCGAGGTCGGCTGGCTGGACGTGCCCGCGCTCGGGGCGCCTTTCGCCAAGCGCGGTTTCACGAGCGCGGACGCCTACCAGCAGGCGGTGCTCGAGTATCTGGAGGCCGACGCGGCCGGTTCGGCCGCGGGGGAGGACGACCCGCTGAAGATGGCGATCGGGGCGCTGCACGCCGGCCGCCTGCTGACCAAGCGGCTCGTCGCCGAGTCGCTCATCGACGAGGTCTCGCGCACCGACGAGGTGCAGAAGTGGTTCGAACCGCTCGTCGAGGGCGCGGCCAGCGGCCCGCCCCTGCGGCGCATCGAGGAGCTCGCCGCCCTCGCACGCGCCGGCGTCGTCACCTTCCTGGGGCCGGACCCCGTGTTCACGCTCGATGACGAGGGTGAGTACTCCGGCGTCTTCACCGCCTCCTCACGCTGGGTCGACGCCCCGCCCGTGACCGCCCACCACATGCTCGAGGCGATGATGCCGGCCAACCGCGTCGCGCAGACGGCCTCGCCGCTGCTCAAGCGCCTGCAGTCCGACGGCCTCGCGCGTCCCATCCCGATCCCCACCGAGGACGGCGAGACGGTCCCGGGGCCGGGCTTTGACGTCGTCGGCACCCCGTACCGCCTCGTCGATGCGAGCGGGATCGCCCACCGGTCGATCTTCGTTCTCGGCCTGCAGCTCTCAGGCGTGCAGTGGGGCACCGCGATCGCGGCCGAGGCCGGGGGCTCGTACGACGACGGCGCCCGCACCCTCGCGGATGCGGACGCCGTCGCCGTGGAACTGTTGCGCCTGGCGCGCTAG
- a CDS encoding ExeM/NucH family extracellular endonuclease: MRTHHLARPTALAAALLATALVAPAAAAAPVGTADDGAGVVINEAYLSGGSANAAYTHKFVELFNPTDEAVSLDGWSLQYRSATGESTPHGLTELTGTVAPGGHFLISGGSNGDNGADLPTADVVAGGGFNPSGSRGTIVLAETDTRLSLPTGSIIGVENVADVLGYGATNTYETAPATAPSGNSDPKSLNRAEGVDTDDNSADFKLSGSVTPTSSTGAGEEPGDGGEPGDGEEPSGPAVEVEIAEIQGEGARTPLAGERVKTRGVVTAAFPSGGLDGFFIQTPGTGGDMESSASHGVFVYAPTLVSEVAVDDYVEVTGTATEYYDLTQVDATSGAVSVLDEPAEAVKPLTGPWPAADTEREKFESMLWQPEGDWYVGDNYSLNQYGEVGLVFGESDLVAGERLLPQPTDVAPAGSELATAVAVENAQRSITLDDGSTTDYVRNNAAKGSPLPYLDADTPIRVGAEATFTAPVVLHYGFGEWRFQPQEQVTGADHPAVPASFSDTRTKAPAEVGGDVKLASFNVLNYFPTTGREFVDELGGNCSWYTDRDGAPVTTNRCNPNGPRGAADTENFARQEAKIVAAINALGADVVSLEEIENSAAFGKDRDFALATLTAALNEDLGSDAWAFVPSPAELPADEDVIRTAFIFKKAAVKPIDESVILTDSDAFSNAREPLAQAFQAKHGNADTRFLAIVNHFKSKGSDPKDGSGNADSGDGQGAWNAARVGQAEALVAFADGLKRERNTEKVFLTGDFNSYTQEDPMQVFYEAGYANLGAKTEHTYLFAGLVGSLDHILGSEAATATVTGSAVWDINADEPIALEYSRYNNNVTDFYAADPYRASDHDPAIVGIEAPAAGGGNSSAAWEKSATYRAGDTVSHAGAEFDALWWTRGEEPGSRAYGAWAERGESLACAAVGDASAWTSTAVYHGGETVVFEGRAFEAKWYSRNQAPGGAWGPWAPAGDC, from the coding sequence GTGCGCACACATCATCTCGCCCGCCCGACAGCTCTCGCGGCGGCCCTCCTGGCGACGGCCCTCGTCGCCCCGGCCGCAGCGGCTGCCCCGGTCGGCACCGCCGACGACGGGGCCGGCGTCGTCATCAACGAGGCCTACCTCTCCGGCGGCAGCGCCAATGCCGCCTACACCCACAAGTTCGTCGAGCTCTTCAATCCGACCGACGAGGCCGTCAGCCTCGACGGCTGGAGCCTGCAGTACCGCTCGGCCACCGGCGAATCCACCCCGCACGGCCTCACGGAGCTCACCGGCACCGTCGCCCCGGGCGGCCACTTCCTGATCTCCGGCGGCTCGAACGGCGACAACGGCGCCGACCTGCCCACCGCCGATGTGGTGGCCGGCGGTGGTTTCAACCCCTCGGGCAGCCGGGGCACGATCGTGCTGGCCGAGACCGACACGCGGCTCTCCCTGCCGACCGGGTCGATCATCGGCGTCGAGAACGTCGCCGACGTGCTCGGCTACGGTGCGACGAACACCTACGAGACCGCGCCCGCGACCGCCCCGAGCGGCAACTCGGACCCGAAGTCGCTCAACCGCGCCGAGGGCGTCGACACGGACGACAACTCCGCTGACTTCAAGCTCAGCGGCTCCGTCACGCCGACGTCCTCCACGGGCGCCGGCGAGGAACCCGGCGACGGCGGAGAGCCCGGAGACGGCGAGGAGCCTTCAGGTCCGGCCGTCGAGGTCGAAATCGCCGAGATCCAGGGCGAGGGCGCGCGCACTCCCCTTGCCGGCGAGCGCGTGAAAACCCGCGGCGTCGTCACGGCGGCGTTCCCGTCCGGAGGACTCGACGGCTTCTTCATCCAGACCCCCGGCACCGGCGGCGACATGGAATCGAGCGCGAGCCACGGCGTGTTCGTCTACGCGCCGACCCTGGTCTCCGAGGTCGCCGTGGACGACTACGTCGAGGTCACCGGCACCGCGACCGAGTACTACGACCTGACGCAGGTCGACGCCACCTCCGGGGCCGTCTCCGTGCTCGACGAGCCGGCCGAGGCCGTCAAACCCCTGACCGGGCCGTGGCCCGCCGCGGACACCGAACGCGAGAAGTTCGAATCGATGCTCTGGCAGCCCGAGGGCGACTGGTACGTCGGCGACAACTACTCCCTGAACCAGTACGGCGAAGTCGGGCTGGTCTTCGGCGAGAGCGACCTCGTCGCGGGTGAGCGCCTGCTGCCGCAGCCGACCGACGTCGCGCCCGCCGGGTCCGAGCTGGCCACGGCGGTGGCGGTCGAGAACGCCCAGCGTTCGATCACCCTCGACGACGGCTCGACCACCGACTACGTGCGCAACAACGCCGCGAAGGGCAGCCCCCTTCCGTATCTGGACGCCGACACCCCCATCCGAGTGGGAGCCGAGGCCACGTTCACGGCGCCGGTCGTGCTGCACTACGGGTTCGGCGAATGGCGCTTCCAGCCGCAGGAGCAGGTCACGGGCGCCGACCACCCGGCCGTGCCGGCGTCGTTCTCCGATACCCGGACGAAGGCACCGGCCGAGGTCGGCGGCGACGTGAAGCTCGCCTCCTTCAACGTGCTGAACTACTTCCCCACCACGGGTCGCGAATTCGTCGACGAGCTCGGCGGAAACTGCTCGTGGTACACGGACCGCGACGGCGCCCCGGTGACCACCAACCGCTGCAACCCGAACGGGCCGCGCGGAGCGGCGGACACTGAGAACTTCGCGCGGCAGGAAGCCAAGATCGTCGCGGCGATCAACGCACTCGGCGCCGACGTCGTCTCCCTCGAGGAGATCGAGAACTCGGCCGCGTTCGGCAAGGACCGCGACTTCGCGCTCGCGACCCTGACTGCCGCGCTCAACGAGGACCTCGGCTCGGATGCGTGGGCGTTCGTGCCCAGCCCCGCCGAGCTGCCCGCCGACGAGGACGTGATCCGCACGGCGTTCATCTTCAAGAAGGCCGCCGTCAAGCCGATCGACGAGTCCGTGATCCTCACGGACTCCGACGCCTTCTCGAACGCCCGCGAGCCGCTCGCCCAGGCGTTCCAGGCCAAGCACGGCAACGCCGACACACGGTTCTTGGCCATCGTCAACCACTTCAAGTCGAAGGGCTCGGACCCGAAAGACGGCTCCGGCAACGCCGACTCGGGTGACGGGCAGGGCGCCTGGAACGCTGCGCGCGTCGGGCAGGCCGAGGCCCTCGTGGCCTTCGCGGACGGGCTGAAGCGGGAGCGGAACACCGAGAAGGTGTTCCTCACCGGCGACTTCAACTCCTACACGCAGGAGGACCCGATGCAGGTGTTCTACGAGGCCGGCTACGCCAACCTCGGCGCCAAAACGGAGCACACGTACCTCTTCGCCGGGCTGGTCGGCTCACTCGACCACATCCTCGGTTCCGAAGCGGCAACCGCGACCGTGACCGGTTCTGCGGTGTGGGACATCAACGCGGACGAGCCGATCGCGCTCGAGTACAGCCGCTACAACAACAACGTGACGGACTTCTACGCCGCGGACCCCTACCGCGCGTCCGACCACGACCCGGCGATCGTCGGGATCGAGGCTCCCGCAGCCGGCGGTGGCAATTCCTCCGCCGCCTGGGAGAAGTCCGCGACGTACCGTGCCGGCGACACCGTCTCGCACGCGGGCGCCGAGTTCGACGCCCTCTGGTGGACCCGCGGCGAAGAGCCGGGCAGCCGGGCGTACGGAGCCTGGGCCGAACGGGGCGAGAGCCTCGCTTGCGCCGCCGTCGGCGACGCCAGCGCGTGGACCTCGACGGCGGTCTACCACGGCGGCGAGACCGTCGTCTTCGAGGGCCGGGCGTTCGAGGCGAAGTGGTACAGCCGCAACCAGGCGCCAGGTGGCGCCTGGGGACCGTGGGCGCCGGCGGGCGACTGCTAG
- a CDS encoding NAD(P)H-quinone oxidoreductase, with amino-acid sequence MRAIEYTEAGGPDVINVATRPVPQPGPGEVLIKVAAAGLNRADVAQRRGVYPPPAGESDIPGLEVSGTVVERGPGVQIGQGYDDGAHVCALLAAGGYAEYVVAPVAQTVPVPAGVSLVDAAGLPEAAATVWSNLVMEAGIEPGERLLVHGASGGIGSAAIQIMTAYGVDVAVTGSTAGKLEYARELGADVVIDYGAEDFVERIREATNDRDEPGADVILDVVGAKYLERNVEALGTGGRLVVIGMTGGARAELDLSKLMARRGRIIATTLRARPAEEKARIMQEVREHVWPMITHKHLTVTTDRVFGLSQARESHEYFDSGEHRGKVLLVVD; translated from the coding sequence ATGAGGGCCATCGAGTACACCGAGGCCGGAGGGCCGGATGTCATCAACGTGGCCACCCGCCCCGTCCCGCAGCCGGGGCCCGGCGAGGTCCTCATCAAGGTCGCGGCCGCCGGCCTGAACCGGGCCGACGTCGCCCAGCGCCGCGGCGTCTACCCGCCGCCCGCCGGCGAGAGCGACATCCCGGGCCTCGAGGTCTCCGGAACCGTCGTCGAGCGCGGCCCGGGCGTCCAGATCGGGCAGGGGTACGACGACGGCGCCCACGTGTGCGCGCTGCTCGCCGCCGGCGGGTACGCCGAGTACGTCGTGGCGCCCGTCGCGCAGACCGTGCCGGTCCCCGCAGGCGTCTCGCTCGTCGACGCCGCTGGCCTGCCCGAGGCCGCGGCGACCGTCTGGTCCAATCTCGTGATGGAAGCCGGCATCGAGCCGGGGGAACGGCTGCTCGTGCACGGTGCTTCCGGTGGCATCGGCTCGGCGGCGATCCAGATCATGACCGCCTACGGGGTCGACGTGGCCGTCACCGGCAGTACGGCCGGGAAGCTCGAGTACGCGCGCGAGCTCGGCGCCGACGTCGTCATCGACTACGGCGCGGAGGACTTCGTCGAGCGCATCCGCGAGGCGACCAATGACAGGGACGAGCCCGGGGCGGACGTCATCCTCGACGTCGTCGGGGCCAAGTATCTCGAACGCAACGTCGAGGCGCTCGGCACAGGCGGGCGGCTCGTGGTCATCGGGATGACCGGTGGCGCCCGGGCCGAGCTGGACCTCTCCAAACTCATGGCCCGCCGCGGCCGGATCATCGCCACGACCCTGCGCGCCCGCCCTGCCGAGGAGAAAGCGCGGATCATGCAGGAGGTGCGCGAGCACGTCTGGCCGATGATCACGCACAAGCACCTCACCGTGACGACGGACCGGGTGTTCGGCCTGAGTCAGGCACGCGAGTCGCACGAGTACTTCGACTCCGGAGAGCACCGGGGCAAGGTCCTGCTCGTCGTCGACTGA
- a CDS encoding aldo/keto reductase, with amino-acid sequence MTTYESPLQKFTDGNAIPQLGYGVWQVEDDVAEKVVAAAFKAGYRHIDTAMIYGNEAGVGRAIAASGLPREELFITTKLWNGDQGYEETLAAFDASLERLGLDYVDLYLIHWLTPKAGKYVETWKALVELQKSGRVKSIGVSNFTVETLREIEEATGVVPAIHQVETHPYFPQAELREYEAAKGIVHESWSPLGNNSDLLGESALAAVAEKHGATPAQAVIAWHLAKGNVVIPKSVTPERIVQNWESLGVTLDADDIAAIDALDKGAEGRIGGDPAEADYR; translated from the coding sequence ATGACTACTTATGAGTCCCCACTTCAGAAGTTCACTGACGGAAACGCGATCCCGCAGCTCGGCTACGGCGTCTGGCAGGTCGAGGACGACGTCGCGGAGAAGGTCGTGGCCGCGGCTTTCAAGGCCGGCTACCGCCACATCGATACCGCGATGATCTACGGCAACGAGGCGGGCGTCGGCCGCGCGATCGCCGCCTCGGGGCTGCCGCGCGAGGAGCTGTTCATCACCACCAAGCTGTGGAACGGCGACCAGGGTTACGAGGAGACGCTCGCAGCGTTCGACGCGTCGCTCGAGCGCCTGGGTCTGGACTACGTGGACCTCTACCTGATCCACTGGCTGACTCCCAAGGCCGGCAAGTACGTGGAGACCTGGAAAGCGCTCGTCGAGCTGCAGAAGTCCGGCCGCGTGAAGTCGATCGGCGTCTCCAACTTCACGGTCGAGACGCTGCGGGAGATCGAGGAGGCCACCGGTGTGGTCCCCGCGATCCACCAGGTCGAGACCCACCCGTACTTCCCGCAGGCCGAATTGCGCGAGTACGAGGCCGCCAAGGGCATCGTGCACGAGTCGTGGTCTCCACTGGGCAACAACTCGGACCTGCTCGGCGAGTCGGCGCTCGCCGCCGTCGCCGAGAAGCACGGCGCAACGCCCGCCCAGGCCGTCATTGCCTGGCACCTGGCGAAGGGGAACGTCGTCATCCCGAAGTCGGTGACCCCGGAGCGCATCGTGCAGAACTGGGAGTCCCTCGGGGTCACCCTGGACGCTGACGACATCGCCGCGATCGACGCGCTGGACAAGGGCGCCGAGGGGCGCATCGGCGGGGACCCGGCCGAGGCCGACTACCGCTAG
- a CDS encoding alpha/beta hydrolase, whose product MSTGSTPPRRTVLRPRGAFIRAVAAIAALALTTSCTPPAPGADETYAAPVPDALEDYYEQSTQWEPCEGESGLECAEIEVPLDYDAPDEERISIAVIRQKALMPRGSLFVNPGGPGASGVDLVKNSGSTTFSSSLREKFHLVGFDPRGVGRSAPVECRSDAQLDASRAGDSLSIGQLGALCAEANARVLPHLDTGSAARDLDILRAAVGDKRLNYLGFSYGTKLGAAYSDRFGENVGRMVLDGAMNPMLGIDQVTTGQAQRFEQAVREWVDWCDDIRDCPVDGGGEAGLAELEKIMDRLGQDPMTTADGRRFDDHELANALLLPMYDDGWWDSMVAGLMDLEEGDPEALMSMADARSGRLDDGTYADNSWDAFTAINCLDYPEPALSGAELDRTLDDISPTIGWYLGGSLSCADWPADPVGKLGPAEPLNENSEALVVGTTGDPATPYEWSQALADQLAGEDRSNVHLLTYDGAGHTAYGRSNDCVTRVVDGFLLDGEAPEPAKVC is encoded by the coding sequence ATGAGCACTGGCAGTACCCCTCCCCGTCGCACCGTTCTCCGCCCGCGCGGCGCGTTCATCCGGGCGGTGGCGGCGATCGCGGCCCTGGCGCTGACGACCTCGTGTACACCGCCCGCGCCGGGCGCCGACGAGACGTACGCCGCCCCCGTCCCCGACGCCCTCGAGGACTACTACGAGCAGTCCACGCAGTGGGAACCGTGCGAAGGCGAAAGCGGACTCGAGTGCGCCGAGATCGAGGTGCCGCTCGACTACGACGCCCCCGACGAGGAACGCATCTCGATCGCCGTCATCCGGCAGAAGGCGCTCATGCCCCGCGGCTCGCTGTTCGTGAACCCCGGCGGGCCCGGCGCGTCCGGGGTCGACCTCGTGAAGAACTCCGGATCCACCACGTTCTCGTCGTCGCTGCGCGAGAAATTCCACCTCGTCGGGTTCGATCCGCGCGGCGTGGGCCGCTCCGCCCCCGTCGAATGCCGCTCCGACGCTCAGCTCGACGCCTCCCGCGCGGGGGATTCCCTGAGCATCGGGCAGCTCGGCGCGCTGTGCGCCGAGGCCAACGCACGGGTGCTCCCCCATCTGGACACCGGCAGCGCCGCCCGCGACCTGGACATCCTGCGCGCCGCCGTCGGCGACAAGCGCCTGAACTACCTCGGTTTCTCCTACGGCACCAAGCTCGGCGCGGCCTATTCGGACCGGTTCGGCGAAAACGTCGGGCGTATGGTCCTCGACGGGGCCATGAACCCGATGCTCGGCATCGATCAGGTCACCACGGGGCAGGCCCAGCGCTTCGAGCAGGCGGTGCGCGAATGGGTCGATTGGTGCGATGACATCCGGGACTGCCCGGTCGACGGCGGCGGCGAGGCGGGTCTGGCCGAACTCGAGAAGATCATGGACCGGTTGGGGCAGGACCCGATGACGACCGCTGACGGCCGCCGGTTCGACGACCACGAACTGGCCAACGCGCTCCTGCTGCCCATGTACGACGACGGCTGGTGGGATTCGATGGTCGCCGGGCTCATGGACCTGGAGGAAGGCGACCCGGAGGCGCTCATGTCCATGGCTGACGCCCGGTCGGGCCGCCTCGACGATGGCACGTACGCGGACAACTCCTGGGACGCGTTCACGGCGATCAACTGCCTCGATTACCCGGAGCCGGCGCTCTCCGGTGCGGAGCTGGATCGGACGCTGGACGACATCTCGCCGACCATCGGCTGGTACCTGGGCGGGAGCCTCTCCTGCGCGGACTGGCCCGCCGACCCCGTGGGCAAGCTGGGCCCGGCTGAGCCGTTGAACGAGAACTCCGAGGCGCTGGTGGTCGGGACAACGGGCGACCCCGCGACGCCTTACGAGTGGTCTCAGGCCCTCGCGGACCAGCTCGCCGGCGAGGACCGTTCCAACGTGCACCTGCTGACGTACGACGGGGCCGGGCACACGGCCTACGGCCGCAGCAACGACTGCGTCACCCGCGTCGTCGACGGGTTCCTCCTCGACGGCGAAGCGCCCGAACCGGCCAAGGTCTGCTGA
- a CDS encoding DNA polymerase III subunit delta', whose protein sequence is MSVWDELPGQEHAVAQLSRAVEGGNPTHAWLFTGPPGSGRSNAARAFAAALQCDAGTGCGTCKNCRLVAASSHPDVAMVTTENVTYAIADVRELIAKAQARPSGGRWRIIIMEDADRMAERTTNVLLKAIEEPPPHTIWILCAPSPADVLVTIRSRCRPVSLRVPSREAVADLLVRRDHLTAEQAEFAARISQSHIGVARRLARSEEARLRRDTTVKLPLRLRSVSDAVRAAGEIVEISTTEASSSAQERADAETAALRETLGLEPDAVVPPQLRSQFKQVEESAKRRARRGISDSLDRSLIDLTTVYRDVLVIQLGAETELVNDYLGEPLRAYAARGTPTDTLGRIDLISRARQRIAANVTPLIAMEALMAGLIPRRS, encoded by the coding sequence ATGAGCGTCTGGGACGAGCTACCGGGGCAGGAGCACGCGGTCGCGCAGCTCTCGCGCGCGGTCGAGGGCGGAAACCCGACCCACGCGTGGCTGTTCACCGGCCCGCCGGGCTCAGGGCGCTCGAACGCGGCGCGGGCCTTCGCCGCAGCGCTCCAGTGCGACGCCGGGACCGGCTGCGGCACGTGCAAGAACTGCCGGCTGGTCGCCGCCTCCAGCCACCCGGACGTGGCCATGGTGACCACTGAGAACGTCACCTACGCGATTGCGGACGTGCGCGAGCTGATCGCCAAGGCTCAGGCCAGGCCCTCGGGCGGACGGTGGCGGATCATCATCATGGAAGACGCCGACCGCATGGCCGAGCGCACAACCAACGTGCTGCTCAAGGCGATCGAGGAGCCGCCCCCGCACACCATCTGGATCCTGTGCGCCCCGAGCCCGGCCGACGTGCTCGTGACCATCCGCTCCCGCTGCCGGCCGGTCAGCCTGCGTGTGCCCAGCCGCGAGGCCGTGGCCGACCTCCTGGTCCGCCGCGACCACCTCACCGCCGAGCAGGCCGAATTCGCTGCGCGCATCAGCCAGTCCCACATCGGCGTCGCGCGGCGCCTGGCCCGCAGCGAGGAGGCGCGCCTGCGCCGCGACACGACCGTCAAGCTGCCGCTGCGGCTGCGCTCCGTCTCGGACGCTGTCCGCGCGGCCGGCGAGATCGTGGAGATCTCGACGACGGAGGCCTCCTCGTCAGCGCAGGAACGCGCCGATGCCGAGACGGCCGCGCTGCGCGAGACGCTGGGCCTCGAGCCGGACGCCGTCGTGCCCCCGCAGCTGCGGAGCCAGTTCAAGCAGGTCGAGGAGAGCGCCAAGCGGCGCGCCCGGCGCGGAATCAGCGATTCCCTGGACCGCTCGCTCATCGATCTGACGACCGTCTACCGGGACGTGCTGGTGATCCAGCTCGGTGCGGAAACCGAACTGGTCAACGACTATCTCGGCGAACCGCTGCGCGCGTACGCGGCACGTGGGACGCCAACGGATACGCTGGGCAGGATCGACCTGATCTCGCGGGCGAGGCAGCGGATCGCAGCCAACGTCACGCCGCTCATCGCGATGGAAGCGCTCATGGCGGGCCTGATCCCACGCCGGTCCTGA
- the tmk gene encoding dTMP kinase has translation MPPNTPAPAAPGPDGLGAFIVFEGGDGAGKSTQAARLAEHLGRTGRSVLRTREPGGTEIGEKLRGLILDHGHGTVDARCEALMFAASRAAHVDQVIRPALASGAVVVCDRYVDSSVAYQGVGRGLGVDDVLMINRWATGSLLPDLTVLLDVDAASGRRRRTAASGAEDRLESEPDDFHASNRRAFLDLAAAEPGRYLVLDAAAGIDELAARIADRVDALLGGKARA, from the coding sequence ATTCCTCCGAACACCCCCGCCCCGGCGGCCCCGGGACCCGACGGCCTCGGCGCCTTCATCGTGTTCGAGGGCGGGGACGGCGCGGGCAAGTCGACGCAGGCCGCCCGGCTCGCCGAACACCTCGGCCGGACAGGCCGCTCCGTCCTGCGCACCCGCGAGCCCGGCGGCACCGAGATCGGCGAGAAGCTGCGCGGCCTCATCCTCGACCACGGGCACGGCACCGTGGACGCCAGGTGCGAAGCGCTCATGTTCGCCGCCTCCCGCGCGGCCCACGTCGATCAGGTCATCCGGCCCGCGTTGGCGTCAGGCGCCGTCGTCGTCTGCGACCGTTACGTCGATTCCTCAGTCGCCTACCAGGGTGTCGGCCGCGGCCTCGGCGTCGACGACGTGCTGATGATCAACCGCTGGGCCACGGGTTCGCTGCTGCCGGATCTGACGGTGCTCCTGGACGTGGACGCGGCGTCCGGGCGGCGCCGTCGCACCGCAGCCTCCGGCGCCGAGGACCGGCTGGAGTCCGAGCCGGACGATTTTCACGCGAGCAACCGCCGGGCCTTCCTGGACCTCGCCGCCGCCGAGCCCGGTCGCTACCTCGTGCTCGACGCCGCGGCCGGCATCGACGAGCTCGCGGCGCGCATCGCGGACCGCGTCGACGCCCTCCTGGGCGGGAAGGCGCGAGCATGA